Proteins encoded together in one Heliangelus exortis chromosome 13, bHelExo1.hap1, whole genome shotgun sequence window:
- the PKD1L3 gene encoding polycystin-1-like protein 3, with translation MWLGLAALISLAVCLAGDEATTDEGIPCSKYQLAFNHSCYEFVRLQRTFTGAQSWCERGGGHLVFIENQETQEFLQKHIAEDQEWWIGLISNSLQNETTDGSVIWLDTSNISYSNWYKDQPSLLSSTCGHILKNAKYQWGVTENCSQEFDFICEFESDQTIACDNYNATLQCGSGEVIQIGESFYGRQTPHYCVLETPLQYDTDGGCSWINVKDEVAGQCHGLQACQVAADGNVFGDPCPASGNYLSIQYHCKEGLQLDVPDECFVFENITLSLNWLLSPSSGNLSCIISTGDGHTIDPYYPLTLISNVTYRYPAPGEFTVFVECTTSDWHVMAQKRVTVLDRMDQLRITGCYSQHESGNISHCRTLYGDLLWIQVEVSGGNGVTYVVRAENVTLTESSAKEGIVPHNLTLDRASQELLGPGMHQLEIRASSNTTSLEISETIAVHLIEPVSGLQAALASHTLQFGENLEINVSASHGAPDKMKFEVIGSNETHSHNEDGPHRESQTYSIPVHSAGTFLVKVVAMNTFSNMSLDLGFITVLSNSSHKKDSAKEEDRSKTNIQKTIAHKRKTKIHIKPGRHVDPFTTVTLGWPDNNSNSSFLWSCGACWPKWNECVQQQIILTNQSEVQIPPFCLPPPKSAVTVRVRVRNRGSEERQDEQCLYVTAKQELQLKIRCEANCKPVNASDEVVLSVSGQNDTQAMYYNWYLDNTLQTKPTALPLACGLVGFRQNSLSLLQSNTSMLKINSSFLQAQGEAFQIKVTAMTQHSYGEETYLVSTVPPPSVPSCAVAPKQGSVLTTFRVSCSSPCLVDSCQPSPNRQLTYCFYLKSNSFLHCGPDPELFPVYLPLGEEENNFVLHLTITVSNRYGDTVQTNASVKVGHAGMIDGNLTLQAIVSEKTNTILKDGNNSMSLFQLYKSVTSVLNQETQEENLNMSSQLGMRKELRQLMLTTLSAVNVTSVQTALKMSEVLKEITYRSEELSVSAQVEASSTLKDVSASLLSVNTEGSRDDQKLKDAAKYLFNAVSNVLKASVETRATNTSVSEAKQSSVSHQLLNTVENLQSALLSGKEPNDEPTVLTTPSATMYIHRLQTETMDNGTSINISNSSSASFTLPPASSLSVSGVDDETVDIRMVSFAVNPFVSSDTSFDISGTVGGLSLTGLDGLIIPVSNLKENIEIMLPRISATQEDKTLLNLGNFSTFLVNVTSENTSIVIHLESEHDIPLILYLGFGYHPNETNYDMKNHLFCKKTTGGETNTWVLSPEELIFGEGTYYFMVLQDMGMDSTVYDSLTIAVTCFASRCVFWDEHQGNWNSFGCHVGPKTNPGRTQCLCNHLTFFGSSFFVIPNAIDVSKTAQLFSTFVDNPVVVTTVGCIFLIYVFVVIWARRKDIQDEAKVKITVLEDNDPFAQYCYLVTVFTGHRRGAATTSKVTLTLYGVEGESEPHHLTDPDIPIFERGGVDVFLLCTFFPLGDLQSIRLWHDNSGDSPSWYVNRVLVHDLAWDQKWYFLCNSWLAVDIGECVLDKVFPVATEQDMKQFSNLFFMKTSKGFQDGHIWYSVFSRSPRSSFTRAQRVSCCFSLLLCTMLTSIMFWGVPKDPAEQKMDLGRIEFTWQEVMIGFESSLLMFPINLLIVQIFRNTRPRAATQEREKKLGKNGRVSPSLPPTPQGPEAAPLTPEAVTKDIRRIANSLFKALKTPSQSSGSDLGKSTNINTLLALVEDIICQQNRAGQEFYDESKKKDDPIIVTLGGTDIQDKTRSPTPDKVKCERLKCSEYNRCLYMQLQHLEMELELLGPHKFQMPQSYTQAVQQVQHMKNLLENQICSAASTSKRWSLTPSFSGDGKKSSSKGLPWWFVFIAWFLVAATSGVSGFFTMLYGLHYGKENSIKWLISMVISFLESLFITQPLKVLGFAAFFALVMKKVEHEDEENTPIDGPLSTLGDLNLFFGARRDSRSNIYQPPPAADVEKMKISCIKEQKAFALIREILAYLGFLWMLLLVAYGQRDPNSYYLNKHIENSFTDGFHDVYSYQDFFTWANTTLIKNLYGSYEGFITDGNSKLVGSARIRQVRVKGGTCPISPQLQHVIQECHAPYSLPTEDTSDYGEHWNASVFDNSSDLSSAWQYQSQSKLRGQPSWGKLAIYRGGGYVIHLGTDPKNASRVLQYLFNNTWMDTFTRAVFVEFTVYNANVNLFCIISLMFETNALGAFFTSAELQSVRLYPYTGSLHIFVVAAEIIYFLFVVYYMIVQGKEMKALRWRYFHSKWNLLEIAIILISWSALSVFVKRTILGTRDISYYQEHKEDCVSFKETARADAVLGYLVAFLVLLSTVKLWHLLRLNPKLNMITSTLRRAWGDISGFLTVIAIMFLAYSIATNLMFGWKLSSYKTLLDSAETMVSLQLGIFNYEEVLDYNPILGSFLIGSCIIFMTFVVLNLFISVILVAFSEEQKHYQASDEEEIVDLMLMKLFSFFGIKCKKEEKPVTNDQPEECANN, from the exons GGTCAGTGATTTGGCTGGACACTTCAAATATAAGCTACAGCAACTGGTACAAGGATCAGCCATCTCTTCTCTCATCCACATGTGGGCATATCCTGAAGAATGCCAAGTATCAGTGGGGTGTGACTGAAAACTGCAGCCAGGAATTTGACTTCATTTGTGAGTTTG AATCTGACCAGACCATTGCTTGTGATAATTACAATGCCACTCTACAATGTGGATCAGGAGAAGTTATTCAAATTGGAGAGAGCTTCTATGGACGGCAGACCCCTCACTACTGTGTGCTGGAGACTCCTCTTCAGTATGATACAGATGGAGGTTGCAGCTGGATTAATGTCAAAGATGAAGTAGCAG GCCAGTGTCATGGTCTTCAGGCCTGCCAGGTGGCAGCAGATGGCAATGTCTTTGGAGATCCTTGTCCAGCTTCTGGAAACTATTTATCTATTCAATACCACTGCAAAGAAG GTCTGCAGCTGGATGTACCAGATGAATGCTTTGTCTTTGAAAATATCACACTCAGTTTGAACTGGCTGCTCTCTCCATCCTCTGGCAACCTTTCCTGTATCATTAGCACAGGAGATGGCCACACTATTGATCCTTACTACCCTCTAAC acTGATCAGCAATGTCACATATAGATATCCAGCTCCTGGAGAGTTTACTGTTTTTGTGGAATGCACCACCAGCGACTGGCACGTGATGGCACAGAAGAGGGTGACAGttctggacaggatggatcAGCTAAGAATTACTGGGTGCTACAGCCAGCATGAATCTGGGAACATCTCCCACTGCCGGACACTGTATGGGGACTTGTTGTGGATTCAAGTTGAAGTCAGTGGAG GCAATGGAGTGACCTATGTTGTAAGAGCAGAAAATGTGACACTCACTGAATCCAGTGCAAAGGAAGGAATTGTCCCTCACAATCTGACACTGGACCGTGCCTCCCAAGAGCTGCTGGGTCCAGGGATGCATCAACTGGAAATCAGAGCTTCCAGCAACACAACCTCGTTGGAGATCTCTGAGACTATTGCTGTTCACTTAATTGAGCCAGTTTCTGGTCTTCAGGCTGCATTAGCTTCTCACACTCTGCAGTTTGGGGAGAATTTGGAGATAAATGTCTCTGCATCTCATGGTGCCCCAGATAAGATGAAGTTTGAGGTGATTGGATCTAATGAAACTCACTCTCACAACGAAGATGGCCCTCACAGGGAATCCCAAACGTACAGCATTCCTGTGCACTCTGCAG GTACTTTCCTTGTAAAAGTGGTAGCCATGAACACCTTCTCAAACATGAGTCTGGATCTTGGGTTCATCACTGTGTTGTCAAACAGTTCTCATAAAAAAG ATTCTGCTAAGGAAGAAGACAGATCCAAAACAAATATCCAAAAGACAATT gctcacaaaagaaaaaccaaaatacataTTAAACCGGGTCGACATGTGGATCCTTTCACAACTGTTACACTTGGCTGGCCAGACAACAACAGTAATTCCAGTTTTCTCTGGTCCTGTG GAGCTTGCTGGCCTAAGTGGAATGAATGTGTGCAGCAACAGATAATCCTAACCAACCAAAGTGAGGTGCAGATTCCACccttctgccttcctcctccaaaGTCAGCAGTGACGGTCAGGGTCAGAGTCCGAAACCGTGGCAGTGAAGAAAGGCAGGATGAGCAATGTCTCTACGTGACTGCAAAACAAGAACTGCAACTGAAAATCAG GTGTGAAGCAAACTGCAAGCCAGTGAATGCTAGTGATGAAGTTGTTCTGAGTGTCTCTGGCCAAAATGACACCCAGGCCATGTACTACAACTGGTATTTAGATAACACACTCCAAACCAAG CCTACAGCCCTCCCTCTAGCCTGTGGCCTGGTTGGTTTCCGACAGAACTCTTTGAGTTTGCTTCAAAGCAACACATCCATGTTGAAAATCAACAGCTCCTTCTTGCAGGCACAGGGAGAAGCTTTTCAGATTAAAGTAACAG caaTGACTCAGCACAGCTATGGAGAAGAAACCTACCTTGTCAGCACGGTGCCTCCACCCAGTgtccccagctgtgctgtggctcCCAAGCAGGGATCAGTGCTCACCACTTTCAGAgtctcctgcagctctccttgcTTGGTGGATTCATGCCAACCCAGTCCTAACAGGCAGCTCACATACTGCTTCTATCTTAAATCAA acTCTTTCCTGCACTGTGGCCCAGATCCTGAACTCTTCCCAGTTTATCTTCcacttggagaagaggaaaataattttgttttacatCTGACCATTACTGTTAGCAACAGATACGGTGATACAGTTCAAACCAATGCTTCAGTGAAG GTTGGACATGCAGGTATGATTGATGGCAACCTGACCCTGCAGGCTATTGTATCTGAGAAGACAAACACCATCCTAAAAGATGGGAACAACAGCATGAGTCTTTTCCAGTTGTACAAGTCAGTGACATCTGTCCTTAACCAGGagacacaagaggaaaacttAAACATGTCTTCACAGCTGGGCATGCGAAAAGAG CTCCGACAACTGATGCTGACAACTCTCTCTGCTGTTAATGTAACATCAGTGCAGACTGCTCTTAAGATGTCAGAAGTACTGAAAGAAATCACTTACAGGAGTGAGGAGCTGTCTGTCTCAGCACAG GTGGAAGCCAGCAGCACTCTGAAAGATGTCAGTGCTTCCTTGCTCTCTGTAAACACAGAGGGCAGCAGAGATGATCAGAAGCTAAAAGATGCAGCCAAGTATCTATTTAATGCAGTAAGCAATGTCCTTAAAGCTTCTGTAGAAACCAGAGCTACAAACACTTCAGTATCAGAAGCCAAACAG AGCTCAGTGTCACACCAGCTCCTGAATACGGTTGAAAATCTCCAGAGTGCCCTTCTCTCTGGGAAAGAACCCAATGATGAACCAACAGTCCTCACCACTCCTTCTGCCACAATGTACATACACAG ATTACAAACAGAAACCATGGACAATGGTACATCCATTAATATTTCCaattccagctctgccagctttaCCCTCCCACCTGCTTCCTCTCTCAGTGTTTCAGGAGTTGATGATGAAACAGTGGATATAAGG ATGGTGAGCTTTGCTGTGAATCCCTTTGTCTCCAGTGACACCAGTTTTGACATCAGTGGAACAGTGGGAGGTCTAAGTCTTACTGGTCTGGATGGTTTGATCATACCAGTCAGCAATCTCAAAGAAAACATCGAG ATAATGTTACCAAGGATTTCAGCAACTCAGGAAGACAAGACTCTGTTGAATCTGGGCAATTTTAGCACTTTCCTAGTCAATGTCACCTCAGAAAACACATCTATAGTGATCCACCTGGAATCTGAACATGATATTCCACTAATACTCTACTTAGGGTTTGGTTATCATCCAAATGAAACTAATTATGATATGAAAAATCATCTGTTCTGTAAGAAAACTACTGGAG GTGAGACAAACACCTGGGTTCTTAGCCCAGAAGAACTAATTTTTGGAGAGGGAACCTACTATTTTATGGTTTTACAAGATATGGGAATGGATTCCACAGTCTATGACAGTCTAACTATAGCTGTCACTTGCTTTGCATCTCGCTGTGTATTCTGGGATGAGCACCAGGGGAACTGGAACAGCTTTGGATGTCAT gTAGGGCCAAAAACAAATCCTGGAAGGACACAGTGCCTTTGCAACCATTTGACCTTCTTTGGGAGCTCCTTCTTTGTCATACCCAATGCCATTGATGTTAGCAAAACTGCACAGCTATTCAGTACATTTGTGGACAACCCTGTGGTGGTCACAACTGTGGGATGCATCTTTCTGATATATGTGTTCGTAGTTATATGGGCTCGAAGGAAAGACATCCAGGATGAGGCCAAA GTGAAAATCACAGTGTTGGAAGACAATGACCCCTTTGCTCAGTACTGTTATCTGGTGACAGTTTTTACAGGACACCGCcgtggggcagccacaacctccaAG GTGACTCTCACCCTCTATGGAGTGGAAGGAGAGAGTGAGCCACACCACCTAACTGACCCTGATATACCAATCTTTGAACGTGGAGGAGTGgatgttttcctgctctgcacttTCTTCCCTCTTGGAGACCTGCAGAGTATTAGGTTGTGGCATGACAACTCAGGGGACAGTCCCTCCTG GTATGTGAATCGAGTATTGGTCCATGATCTAGCATGGGATCAGAAATGGTACTTCCTCTGTAACTCTTGGCTAGCTGTTGATATTGGGGAATGTGTCCTAGATAAAGTGTTTCCAGTTGCTACAGAACAGGACATGAAACAGTTCAG CAATCTGTTTTTCATGAAGACCTCAAAGGGTTTCCAGGATGGGCACATCTGGTACTCAGTTTTCAGCCGCTCCCCGCGAAGCTCCTTCACTCGAGCCCAGCGTGTGTcgtgctgcttctccctgcttCTCTGCACCATGCTGACCAGCATCATGTTCTGGGGAGTGCCAAAGGATCCAGCTGAGCAGAAAATGGATTTGG GTAGGATTGAATTCACATGGCAAGAAGTGATGATTGGCTTTGAGAGCTCTCTCCTCATGTTCCCCATCAACCTGCTCATTGTCCAGATCTTCAGGAACACACGACCCCGGGCAGCCAcgcaggagagagaaaagaagctgGGAAAGAATGGTCGAGTGTCCCCAAGCCTACCTCCCACCCCACAGGGCCCCGAGGCTGCCCCACTCACTCCAGAGGCTGTGACAAAG GACATAAGAAGAATTGCCAACTCCCTCTTTAAAGCCCTGAAGACTCCGTCTCAAAGTTCAGGATCAGATCTTGGAAAGTCAACTAACATCAACACACTCTTGGCATTGGTTGAGGACATCATCTGccagcagaacagagctggaCAAGAGTTTTATGATGAGAGCAAAAAGAAGGATGACCCTATAATTGTCACATTAGGTGGTACAGACATACAAG ATAAAACAAGAAGCCCAACTCCAGACAAGGTAAAGTGTGAGAGACTGAAATGCAGTGAGTACAACCGCTGCCTGTACATGCAACTCCAGCATCTAGAAATGGAGCTGGAATTACTGGGGCCCCACAAATTCCAGATGCCTCAGAGTTACACACAAGCTGTTCAGCAGGTTCAGCACATGAAAAACCTCCTGGAAAACCAGATCTGCTCAGCAGCATCCACCAGCAAGAG GTGGTCCCTTACCCCGAGCTTCTCTGGTGATGGCAAGAAAAGTTCTTCCAAAGGGCTGCCTTGGTGGTTTGTGTTCATTGCTTGGTTCCTTGTTGCAGCCACCAGTGGTGTATCTGGGTTCTTTACCATGCTCTATGGGCTGCATTACGGCAAGGAGAACTCCATCAAGTGGTTGATTTCCATGGTCATCTCCTTCTTGGAAAGTCTTTTCATCACACAGCCCTTAAAG GTCCTGggatttgctgctttttttgctcTGGTTATGAAGAAGGTGGAACACGAGGATGAAGAAAACACACCTATTGATGGTCCTTTATCTACATTAG gtgatttaaatcttttctttggAGCCCGAAGGGACAGCAGAAGCAATATTTACCAGCCCCCCCCTGCAGCTGAtgtggagaaaatgaaaatcagcTGCATAAAGGAGCAGAAAGCATTTGCCCTCATCAGAGAAATTCTGG CCTATCTGGGGTTTTTATGGATGCTGTTACTGGTTGCCTATGGGCAGAGAGATCCTAACTCCTACTACTTAAACAAACACATTGAGAACAGCTTTACAGATGGATTCCACGATGTCTACAGTTATCAGGATTTTTTCACATGGGCAAACACTACCTTAATCAAAAACCTTTATGGATCATATGAAG GATTCATTACAGATGGCAATTCCAAGCTGGTGGGTAGTGCTCGAATTCGCCAAGTAAGAGTGAAAGGAGGCACCTGCCCGAtttctccccagctccagcatgTGATTCAGGAATGTCATGCTCCATATTCCCTACCCACAGAAGATACATCAGATTATGGGGAACACTGGAATGCTTCAGTCTTCGATAACTCCTCTGACCTGAGCTCAGCCTGGCAGTATCAGAGCCAGTCCAAACTGAGAGGGCAGCCCAGCTGGGGCAAACTTGCCATCTACAGGGGAGGGGGATACGTGATCCACCTGGGAACAGATCCTAAGAATGCTTCCAG AGTTCTCCAGTACCTTTTCAACAACACCTGGATGGACACCTTCACAAGAGCAGTGTTTGTTGAATTTACAGTCTACAATGCCAATGTCAACCTGTTCTGCATTATAAGCCTGATGTTTGAAACCAATGCTTTAG gaGCCTTCTTCACAAGTGCAGAGTTACAAAGTGTTCGGCTTTACCCCTACACCGGCAGCCTCCACATCTTTGTGGttgcagcagaaataatttatttcctctttgttgTGTACTACATGATAGTCCAG GGAAAAGAGATGAAGGCTCTGAGATGGAGATACTTCCACAGCAAGTGGAATCTCCTGGAAATAGCCATTATATTGATTAGCTGGAGTGCCCTGTCAGTGTTTGTGAAGCGGACAATCCTTGGGACCCGAGACATCAGCTACTACCAGGAACACAAAGAGGA CTGTGTAAGCTTTAAGGAAACAGCAAGGGCTGATGCAGTTCTTGGCTACCTGGTTGCATTCCTGGTGCTTCTCTCCACAGTGAAACTGTGGCATCTCCTGAGGCTCAACCCTAAACTGAACATGATCACTTCAACTCTAAGGAGGGCATGGGGTGATATCTCTGGATTCCTCACTGTTATTGCAATCATGTTCCTTGCCTATTCCATTGCT acAAACCTGATGTTTGGCTGGAAGCTCTCCTCTTACAAAACTCTCTTGGATTCAGCAGAGACCATGGTCAGTCTTCAGCTGGGAATCTTCAACTATGAGGAG GTCTTGGACTACAATCCAATTTTAGGCTCCTTCTTAATTGGATCCTGCATCATTTTCATGACATTTGTGGTACTGAATCTGTTCATTTCGGTGATTCTCGTTGCATTTAGTGAGGAACAGAAGCATTACCAG GCTTCAGACGAAGAGGAGATCGTTGATTTAATGCTCATGaaacttttcagtttcttcGGGATTAAAtgcaagaaggaagagaagccCGTCACTAACGACCAACCGGAAGAATGTGCCAACAATTAA